A region of Cryptococcus decagattii chromosome 3, complete sequence DNA encodes the following proteins:
- a CDS encoding T-complex protein 1 subunit beta yields the protein MNVFADEATEERGENARLSSFVGAMALGDLVKSTLGPKGMNKILQSASNSNITVTNDGATILKSIHLDNPAAKILVNISKVQDDEVGDGTTSVCVLASELLREAEKLVTVQKIHPQTVAEGYRIASRAALGALEASAVDNKDDNAKFREDLFNIARTTLSSKVLAQDKDYFANLAVDAVLRLKGSTDLEHIQVIKKVGGKLTDSYLDEGFILDKTIATNSPKRIENAKIMIANTSMDTDKIKIFGARVRVDGTGKLAELERAEKEKMKAKVQAIASHGITCFVNRQLIYNYPESLLAEAGIMSIEHADFEGVERLALVTGGDIASTFDAPEKIKIGRCDVIEEIMIGEDKLIKFSGVAAGEACTVVLRGATSQMVDEAERSLHDALSVLSQTVKESRVTLGGGCAEMLMSCKVEEAARTVKGKKALAVEGFARALRQMPTILADNGGYDSSDLVTKLRAAHYEGHSDAGLDMDKGEIASMRQLGITESFKLKKQVVVSASEAAEMILRVDNILRSAPRRREAH from the exons ATGAACGTATTCGCGGACGAG GCTACTGAAGAAAGGGGCGAAAACGCTCGTCTTTCATCCTTCGTTGGTGCCATGGCCTTGGGTGACTTGGTCAAATCAACTTTGGGTCCCAAGGGCATGAACAAGATCTTAC AATCCGCTTCTAACAGTAACATCACCGTTACCAACGATGGTGCTACGATCCTCAAATCGATCCATCTTGACAATCCCGCCGCCAAAATCCTTGTCAACATCTCCAAAGTTcaagatgatgaagtcGGAGACGGTACCACCTCTGTCTGCGTCCTTGCTTCCGAACTCTTGCGTGAAGCGGAAAAGCTCGTCACTGTTCAAAAAATTCACCCTCAGACAGTTGCTGAAGGCTACCGAATTGCCAGTAGGGCGGCCCTCGGAGCGCTCGAGGCGTCTGCTGTAGACAATAAAGACGACAATGCCAAGTTCAGAGAGGACTTGTTCAACATCGCGAGGACAACGTTGAGTAGTAAGGTGCTGGCACAGGACAAGGATTACTTTGCGAATCTTGCCGTGGATGCTGTTTTGAGGTTGAAGGGATCTACAGATTTGGAACATATTCAAGTCATCAAGAAAGTTGGAGGAAAGTTGACGGACTCTTATTTGGATGAGGGATTCATCCTAGACAAGACTATTGCGACCAATTCTCCTAAGCGAATAGAAAATGCCAAAATTATGATCGCCAACACTT CTATGGACACTGATAAGATCAAAATTTTTGGTGCGAGAGTGCGAGTGGACGGTACCGGGAAGCTTGCGGAGCTCGAGCGTGCCGAAAAG gaaaagatgaaagCCAAGGTCCAGGCCATCGCCTCACATGGTATTACCTGTTTCGTCAATCGACAACTTATTTACAACTACCCTGAATCGCTTCTTGCTGAGGCTGGCATCATGTCAATTGAGCACGCTGACTTTGAAGGTGTTGAAAGATTGGCACTTGTCACTGGGGGTGACATAGCCTCCACTTTTGATGCCCCAGAAAAGATCAAGATTGGTCGATGTGATGTTATTGAGGAGATTATGATTGGCGAGGACAAGCTCATCAAATTCTCTGGTGTTGCCGCCGGTGAGGCTTGTACTGTCGTCCTCCGTGGTGCCACCTCCCAAATGGTCGACGAAGCCGAACGATCTTTGCATGATGCCCTTTCCGTCCTCTCTCAAACTGTCAAGGAGAGCCGTGTCACCCTTGGTGGTGGTTGTGCTGAGATGCTCATGTCTTGTAAGGTTGAGGAGGCTGCCCGGACTGTCAAGGGCAAAAAGGCCCTTGCCGTTGAAGGGTTTGCCAGGGCTCTCAGGCAGATGCCTACCATTCTTGCCGATAACGGTGGTTATGACTCAAGTGATTTGGTGACCAAGTTAAGGGCGGCACATTACGAGGGACACTCTGATGCTGGTTTGGATATGGACAAGGGGGAGATTGCGTCAATGAGACAGTTGGGAATCACAGAGTCTTTcaagttgaagaagcaggTTGTTGTCAGTGCGAGCGAGGCAGCAGAGATGATTTTGCG TGTGGATAACATCCTGCGCAGTGCCCCAAGGCGGCGAGAGGCTCATTAA